The stretch of DNA atgttatggaatactgtaaattcagaaattattgcgtgcatttattattgcgattttgtcatttcagactaaaatgcgattttaattattacgattttgagaaaaatcctgtttaattcatataaaacatttcaaagtgcgagtttaaattattgcgtttacaactcagtcgcatatttcgcaataataaaaacctcgcaataatttctgaatttacagtaatatcagtcaaataaaagaaagtGTAGTGATCATGtcgttcagaatctggaaaactgtatcttttgaagttcatttttcaaagcccacgtggtgttcagagaatcaaggtcaaaatcAAAAGTAGAATTTTGCTGACTCGAccacaaataaataacatttctcaatgatttatgtatccaacttattgaacagtttacaaaaaaagagaaaatcagaagATATATCagttttctgtcaatgcttgagaattAATTGTATGGTTTAAATACGGGTAACAGTCTTtggagaaaaaaggggggtcatttgtttacaaatgcatgcatttatgcaaaataaatcgatcaagatctCTAACAAAaaagattattatataaataaaactcctttaacatgtttaaagcaaATGAATTTCAAGCATAAGGTaaagaaaaaaaccaaactatttacttaaaaaaaaaaagaaacttctttgagatttttttctctctttaatttcatacataaaatatgttcatttgaaagatgaaattaggttcaaagagattgcgagaatgcaggattttgctctatttatgccagagcttctgggggcctcaAGCGGCCCCTAGAACCCCTGCCAtaaggcaccaagcttacagcttggtgggcATCTTACTTCGCCGAACGCATGTAACTAGGGGTTCTcactaaggatttttgaaggcgagtccaaAGACTGGTCATTTTTGTCCATGGTGAGTCCAATAGTAAGAAgaaatttttttcaatataatatagTTTTAGTCTCCCAGACCTTATaaagcaatgaaatgacattaaattcaggTTACTTATAAACTTTTGCTATCAAATGATGATGTGTGTGTTCAgtttataacaaatatttcaatcttgatgcatctttggactcaccagttttgaaattggtgagtccagacagattttcatgagtccaggactcatggactggCCTTAGTGACAACCCTGATGGCATGTTACAGctacctataattttaatttagcCTTCTCCTCAAATTTCAAGGGAAAGCCCTGGTATGATATCAAAAAAAGGCTTTGTGACCAAATTAAATGTGATattgattttataattatagaaTGACAGGCCGTGTAATAATTGTGACAGGAGCTAACACTGGTATTGGTTATGCTGCAGCACAGAACCTATGTGAGGGTGGTAATGATGTCATACTAGCCTGTAGGAATGAAGAGAAAGGGAAAGCCGCTGTAGAACAAATACTCAAGAAGCATCCTAATGCCTTGGCAACATTTATGCAGGTTAGTTCATGACATTCATGTGTTATAGGACTTTCTGGAAACTCACTTCTCAGAGTgaatctaattttaaaaatacatcaaATCACAATACAAATATTTGCCTTTTTTGTTAGTATACTGGTATACATACTGGTTCTCTGCAGTGCCAAGCAAAAGTGATATTGAGAAAGAAAACAATTTACAATCATTTCCATCTCTAGCCCAACAAGTATGTTGGAAgacaataattttatatttatataaaccaaGGATTAAAGCCCACTACCAGTTTGAGTGTGTCATATTCCAAAGTCTGACAGTTTACTATGACCTTTGACTGCAATGATAGAAACACCTTGCCTGATTGGTAgccatatacattttgtaccataTAACTTAGGTTGAACAAACTTAGAATACAGAAGTATTAACTTGACCTTGACATTAaactttaatttctaaatttacagtatacaaACATCAGACTTAGCTTCAGTTTAATTCTTTCAGATTGACCATTCAGTAACCATGGTCCATTCTAACACTGAGGCAAtgattatataaaatgtaaagctgaaacccaaaatttcaaaatttcctcAATTCAGAATTTCACAGAAGCAACTAATATGAATGTACAGAGGTAATTAGTCCAGCTATGTGGACAGCTCTAACTGTGGAGTTTAACTGACTTTCTGAAAAGGGCTACacaatgtacatttatttaaaaaaaaaatgaattatgaaCTTCAGTTAGATACAAATTCTAGTACATGTAATGAGATTGGATTATAAAGTTAAACCAAGGTAAAGCTGCattataaatgttgttttctttCCAGCTGGACTTGGCCGACATGGCATCTATTAGGAAGTTTGTAGAGGATTTTCATGAAACTGGGAAGAAATTAAATGTTCTAATCAACAATGCTGGAGTCTACATGCTTCAGAAACAATGGACTAAAGATAACTTTGAGATGACTGTTGGTACAAATCATCTGGGTAAGTGACACCTCATTTCAAGATTAGATTTTCCACCTCCCATTGATGAATCTTTAATATTTAACTTTCTTAATATTTAACTTTCTTATCTACCTAGCCTGGTTCAGCTTTGTTGGTTATCATAGTCATTTGATTGTATATTTCTGCATTGCTGAAAGACAACTTAATGCCATAATATAAAGATATTAACATTTGGACACTCAAGTGATACaaactatgtaaaaaaaatatcacttgaATGGCAATCTATTGCACAATTGGTACAAGGCCAATTTGGATTTAAGCTTAGAAGGGCATGCTAAGGCATTATATTAAGTGCTTTTTAATTGGGCTTAACAATGGAGATTTTGAGGATTAGCATTTAGCTTTTTGTGAGTGGGTTTCAATACCTATTTGTCATATGCATGCTGCAGTGAATTCAAAGAACAACACGTGTAAAGTATAACCTTATGTTGACTTTAGAAGTTATTTTTTACAGGGCCATTTTTACTGACCCATCTGTTGCTTGATGATCTAAAGAAGACAGCCAGTGAAGCAGGAGAAGCTAGGATAATCAATGTCACTTCTTCTCTCCATGACAGAGCATTAAAAATCAGGAAAGGTAAGTTACAGTCGGTGCCAGTTCATTTGATTATTGATATTTGAGCATCAAAGatcagattttaaaaaaataagaaggtCAGTAATTATATAAAATGCTAGTCAATTCCAGACATTATTATACTGTATACATGCTTCTGTCTGTCTggcattttatttattcattgaataataattaaaaaaaattgttgcacTAATTCAAGGATACAGGGGCAAGGACTTTATATTATCATATGTCGTTGTCCTGACAAGCAGACAAGTAGAACCATTATTTTAGTTGTTTTGTGACTATGAATTATAATACAACTTATGTGCTTGCAGTTCGGATGATAAAATGCCACCATAAACCagatatacaaatttcatgaCAGTTTCACACtcaaaaacatttgaacaatGGTCCAAAAACTATATGATATTGATTGAAAAAACTCTGAACCAGCTATCTTTTTTGGGGTCTgaaaaaatgtgtcaaaaaggGCAACTTTTGTGTATTGGATGATTGTTAGGCGTTATGTAAGTATcacaggtttcatctgaccttgacctcattttcatggtgcatctgtcaaagttaagtttttatggttaacatattttttaaataagttaaGTTTTATTggttaacatattttttaaataatattaaagttagtctactgtatttggtgtatgaaatgattataAGACACACATGTCACTCAGTCTGGCAGATTTCGTCTGACTGAACTTATTTTCCAGTTAAAAGTCATTTCTTATAAGATACTATCAGCAaaaggtcaacaatatttggagcctggaatgattgtaatgtgtacatttatatgaccttgaccttattgttatggttcattggttaatggTAAGTTTTGGTAGATCAACTTTTTTTGTTCTATGGAGTGATTgcatggtgtacatgtctgtctgtctggctTCATTTataatcatctgaccttgataaTAAATTGATGTCATATTTCAGCACCTGAAATGTTGTCAACAGAAGACTTTTTCCTTGACAAGGAAGGGGCTTATACTCCTGAGCAAAGCTACAGAAATTCCAAACTTTGTAATGTGTTGATGACACAAAGTTTGTCTAAACAACTTGATGGCACAGGGGTTACTTGTAACTGTGTTTGTCCAGGTAAGAACACTTTTAAAACATATCAGCACACAATGttaaatttcaaatcaattttactttaaaggggcactagctgtcaaattcatggtcaccggtTTGACTCAaaatctcatattttatttattacaatgtaaaacatttatccaaactatcaaaagtgtgaaataaacagtttacaatgCATAGGGTCAATTATATGTagtttcgtttcgtgtgtattttagactccatctaattaaatatcgagttgacctcagatgacctaataagcaatgtaaacataaatatactaatgattagatataaatagattaagccaaCACATGCAGTTGGATTTTTAcaggtctgtttaattttattttatagattaaaaatatatagttCTAGTCGTTTTTACatgaaataatacatgtaataaagatttttaatggatcgaatcagtcatcaaatgatttaccttttttcgctttcaatgttgacattcctcTCCTTTAAATAAACAGTACACGTACAAAGCATGCATTGTCCATCTCTAGTTAAGGGGttgaattgaagttcacatgaatacagatttaatgaggtcgacttattcacttgcaagtgaataattcattatcaatattatttagcttaatttgacaaaattgaaccattttggctgctaaaagcaaattattatttcactatttcacttctattattgattgaacaaaaacaaattacacTTTAGATTTTTATACATCTCGTAGCCAGTGcctctttaataaaaaaaaatgtacttggtctatccaaaaatgttaaaattggtAAGATACACAGATTTTATTCagcaacaaaaaaatcaatgaatataatgaataaataaaaaaaaaatgcatgtatgaagagtaaaaaaaaagtggggtcaGGTAATTCAAAAATGTTAATATAGCATTCTGTTTTAGTAACTTGATATTTCATATAGTTTATGCTACATTGGAGTAACAAATATAAAACTTGCATTGAACTTAATAAAACTAACAggtgttgaaaaaaaaaagacgCAAAGCAattgtttttctcattttctaGGAATGGTGAAGGACACAGAACTCATGAGACAAGCTGGGGCTGTTAAAAGGTTCTTCCTGAAGTATTTTGCTAACACTTTAATGAAGTTAAGAATAAGATCTATTCCAGCTCATTCTTTGGAGGAAGGTGGCAGATGTTTGGTAGATTTGTCTATCAACGAAGAACAAAAAGGTAAGTTAAGTAAGGGCTACCCAAACTtatagatatttcaaatttatctgTTGTGTTTAATAAGAACATGGATTGTGAAATCAAGATTTATCCCAAAAGTGGTcagagaccacaattatttcgtagtgcatttcttttagaacataaatgaaaattaaaaaatcccacctgctctttctcaatgaaatttttacagtgtgttgtactaatttgggacaaattatatcaaagttatagaaaacttcatcgactcttaactcaaaatatggacaattttatgttcagggcgtcttgaaatcttttgacagcttccgaagtgctaatttttagctcacctgacctgaaaggtcaagtgagcttttctcaacacttggcgtccgtcgtccgtaaacttttataaaaatcttctcctctgaaactactgggccaaatttaatcaaacttggccacaatcatccttggggtatctagtttaaaaaatgtgtccaatgacctggccatcaaacctagatggccgccatggctaaaaatagaacacaggggtaaaatgcagtttttggcttataactcaaaaaccaaagcatttacatcaaatctgacatggggtaaaattgattatcaggtcaagatctatctgcaacaacaaaagaaagagagtttttaacgacctcagctggctatacaacccttgcacaatcaactgaattttgcagaaatcattaataggatagattgcccttatatgataattttttattagctttttgttttttttggcaaaggggggggggggttgcgcaacaacaaaactacttcacaactttctcattactttgcatttcttgttagataaattttacaaaaattctcccctgaaacaactgtcgaatttaaacaaacttggttcaaatcaccactaggatatccagggaccactgtgtatgatgaccctgcctgcccacatggctgaaataaaacataggtttcaaatgcactttttagtattatatctctgaaactaaacgacgGTACAACAGTTGCTTTTATCatgcaacaattgtaaataaaaatatcaggtgagcgacacagggtccttggaccctctagttatagatagagataaactgtaaacagcaataatgttcagcaaagtaagatttacaaataagtcaacatgaccaaaatggtcagttgatccctttaggagttattgacctttatagtcaatttttaaccatttttcgtaaatcttagtaatcttttacaaaaatcttctctgaaactactgggccaaa from Mytilus galloprovincialis chromosome 2, xbMytGall1.hap1.1, whole genome shotgun sequence encodes:
- the LOC143064451 gene encoding uncharacterized protein LOC143064451; translation: MTGRVIIVTGANTGIGYAAAQNLCEGGNDVILACRNEEKGKAAVEQILKKHPNALATFMQLDLADMASIRKFVEDFHETGKKLNVLINNAGVYMLQKQWTKDNFEMTVGTNHLGPFLLTHLLLDDLKKTASEAGEARIINVTSSLHDRALKIRKAPEMLSTEDFFLDKEGAYTPEQSYRNSKLCNVLMTQSLSKQLDGTGVTCNCVCPGMVKDTELMRQAGAVKRFFLKYFANTLMKLRIRSIPAHSLEEGGRCLVDLSINEEQKGVTGKFFSNFEEKKSSDDSLDEELQKNVYELSARYCHLEGYEPLDAPAPPPQEEKPKSKRKSKKAKAVDETEIEDKGGEKKDGEEKKDALNTSDGIQFADADTSKLEEGKKDLEEKTGEKVETTEDEPKVDEKGDADKPKELEPEDKEIKKTDDAVVIETQAEVTAQ